The DNA window ATTTTGCCAAAACGAGATTAATCTATTTTAAACAAAAAAAAGGAGCATAGAACTAGTCTACACTCCTCTTTAAAAAACCAAAAATAGGTTACTTAGCTCGCTTTCTTGTTGAGCATTAGAAATTCGTTAACCTGAACTTCAGTAAAATATCGCATTTGGCCGTCCTTATCTTCATAAGAGCGATGCAATAACTTTCCGTCAAGCGCAATTTCCTTACCTTTTTCAAAGTACTTCTCAACGATTTCGGCTTGCTTGCCCCATGCCACTATATTGTGCCATTGAACA is part of the Hyphobacterium sp. CCMP332 genome and encodes:
- the ssb gene encoding single-stranded DNA-binding protein, which encodes MNNLKNRVQLIGNLGKDPEVKHLDNGKVVAKFSLATSESYKNKQGEKVTDVQWHNIVAWGKQAEIVEKYFEKGKEIALDGKLLHRSYEDKDGQMRYFTEVQVNEFLMLNKKAS